In one window of Drosophila innubila isolate TH190305 chromosome 2L unlocalized genomic scaffold, UK_Dinn_1.0 4_B_2L, whole genome shotgun sequence DNA:
- the LOC117781966 gene encoding DNA-binding protein D-ETS-6: protein MAILRRRNQSETQIDSFLCGTRAVQVSSLNAMHQDGDRPNTVGAFAKTTAGATTGATEATLDAEKKKKKTTTRRRQRDQHRRSSSSSTSDNDHSSSTSSDWDASSSSSTSSSSSSSSSSRLPILVKSQPTDLAIHVSPPSPTRVSDADADANTDTDTESAPATPVLPVDPHAWTTEDIASWVKWLTRKVKIDPEPDITRFPKNGNELCQLSRADFWVCAGSRRGGILLAKHFAHSLYRATGRETSPMLNENEPNPYQLLNAASHRLVAQGSGGQIQLWQFLLELLADSSNANCISWEGQSGEFRLIDPDEVAKRWGERKAKPNMNYDKLSRALRYYYDKNIMTKVHGKRYAYKFDFHGLMAACQAQAQGCDPASSMISSYKHHHHQQAGGSHVMPPQHLQHQLNLAAHHSHSHSHSHSHPSHSHLHPHGQLLHPHTHHTAELTSPASTCSSLGFPSPSTASSQPSPGNVFAGSGSGSGPYTATVASGSSSASEPAAGTSSSSASASALASASASSSTVTYEQHTPPSNAFN from the exons ATGGCCATTCTACGTAGACGTAACCAAAGTGAAACCCAAATAGACAGTTTCTTGTGCGGCACGAGAGCTGTGCAAGTGTCGAGCCTTAATGCCATGCACCAAGATGGCGACCGACCCAACACAGTCGGTGCATTCGCCAAGACGacagcaggagcaacaacaggagcaacagAGGCAACGTTGGATgcagagaagaagaagaagaagacgacaACACGAAGGAGACAACGTGATCAACAtcgaagaagcagcagcagctccaccAGCGATAATGATCACTCCTCATCCACAAGTTCCGACTGGGATGCgagctcctcctcctccacctcttcctcctccagcagcagcagctcctccaGATTACCGATTCTCGTCAAGTCGCAACCAACCGACTTGGCTATCCATGTGTCCCCGCCTTCTCCAACCCGCGTctcggatgcggatgcggatgcaaATACGGATACGGATACCGAGAGTGCTCCTGCCACGCCCGTGCTGCCCGTGGATCCGCATGCCTGGACTACTGAGGACATTGCCAGCTGGGTGAAATGGCTAACTCGCAAGGTGAAGATCGATCCGGAGCCGGATATAACCCGCTTTCCCAAAAACGGCAACGAGCTGTGCCAACTGAGTAGAGCCGACTTCTGGGTCTGTGCAGGATCACGACGTGGTGGCATTCTCCTGGCCAAGCACTTTGCCCACAGTCTCTACAGGGCCACAGGACGCGAGACGAGTCCCATGCTCAACGAGAATGAGCCaa ATCCATATCAGCTGCTAAATGCCGCCTCTCACCGATTGGTCGCTCAGGGCTCCGGCGGGCAGATACAACTCTGGCAATTTCTGTTGGAGCTGCTCGCTGATTCGTCCAATGCCAACTGTATTAGCTGGGAGGGCCAATCGGGCGAGTTCCGGCTCATCGACCCGGACGAGGTGGCAAAACGTTGGGGCGAACGCAAGGCGAAGCCAAACATGAACTATGATAAACTGAGCAGAGCTCTCAG ATACTATTATGACAAGAATATAATGACCAAGGTGCATGGCAAGCGTTATGCgtacaaatttgattttcacgGCCTGATGGCCGCTTGCCAGGCACAGGCTCAGGGCTGTGATCCGGCGAGCAGCATGATTAGTTCCTAtaagcatcatcatcatcagcaggcTGGCGGATCACATGTGATGCCACCACAGCATCTGCAGCATCAATTGAATCTGGCTGCACATCATTCGCATTCCCAttcacattcgcattcgcatcctTCGCACTCGCATCTTCATCCACATGGCCAGCTGTTGCATCCACACACGCATCACACAGCGGAGCTGACGTCGCCGGCATCGACCTGCTCCAGTTTGGGATTCCCCTCTCCCTCGACGGCCTCGTCGCAGCCATCGCCTGGCAATGTGTTTGCCGGTTCCGGATCCGGATCCGGTCCGTATACAGCAACAGTGGCCTCCGGTTCCAGCAGTGCCAGTGAGCCAGCAGCCGGAACATcctcatcatcagcatcagcttcGGCTTTGGCCTCCGCTTCCGCGTCCTCCTCGACGGTGACCTATGAGCAGCATACTCCACCCAGcaatgcatttaattga
- the LOC117781968 gene encoding neuronal acetylcholine receptor subunit alpha-5: MSSKIKTLISGRGLTLLFFQIGLLMVGMLISVPGASSLTDDNVEASNISTIERLQMNLFINYDENTQPTVGGQPTNISLGLNVNYIDIDELNGKITLHCWLNARWKDEQHSWNAREYDNITKVHLSGHKLWKPQITLFNSAVEEGNFLVSTQLILSSDGTVLWVTPAVYTAYCSLNMRNWPYDVQTCKLKIGTWSLNNIEAVYNKESHELNYENLVQSTEWEIVSGSNKFVHQDFYNYIEFTFTVKRRSSMYTAVIYTPATCIVLLALSTFWLPPQMGEKILLNGILIVLISAFLMYFAQLLPVLAENTPLIVVFYSASLLLLSLSMIIEVVVLYLATAQHKRRLPDFLKRLLNGKLGTWLHLSYFSNESESRSAGNGNGIVKELDEHIYDNADEPINPLDINSSEMPSARALQYDWVLLATAVDRICFIAFGLVYVVLCIVYAV; the protein is encoded by the exons ATGTCGAGCAAGATAAAAACGTTGATTTCCGGTCGTGGGCtgacgttgttgttttttcaaaTTGGATTATTGATGGTGGGAATGCTCATTTCCGTGCCAGGCGCCAGTT CTTTAACCGATGACAATGTTGAAGCCTCCAACATAAGCACCATCGAACGCCTTCagatgaatttatttattaattacgaTGAGAACACTCAACCTACTGTCGGAGGACAGCCGACGAATATATCTCTTGGTCTTAATGTCAATTATATAGACATCGATGAGCTCAACGGCAAAATCACACTACATTGTTGGTTAAACGCT CGCTGGAAAGATGAACAGCATTCGTGGAATGCCCGGGAATATGACAACATAACCAAGGTGCATTTATCCGGTCACAAGTTGTGGAAACCGCAGATAACGCTCTTCAATTCAGCCGTCGAGGAGGGAAACTTTCTGGTGAGCACGCAATTGATACTGTCCAGCGATGGCACCGTTCTCTGGGTGACTCCGGCCGTCTATACGGCGTACTGTTCTCTCAATATGCGCAATTGGCCGTATGATGTGCAAACGTGTAAACTGAAGATTGGCACCTGGTCCCTGAACAATATTGAGGCCGTCTACAATAAGGAAAGTCACGAGCTCAACTACGAGAATCTCGTGCAGTCCACGGAATGGGAAATTGTCAGCggatcaaataaatttgtgcacCAGGACTTTTACAATTATATTGAGTTTACATTTACGGTTAAACGACGCTCCTCAATGTACACTGCTGTCATCTATACACCTGCCACTTGCATTGTTCTTCTTGCACTGTCCACATTCTGGCTGCCACCACAAATGGGAGAGAAGATTCTCCTGAACGGCATCCTTATCGTCCTGATCTCCGCTTTCCTCATGTACTTTGCGCAGCTGTTGCCGGTGCTGGCCGAGAATACGCCACTAATTG TGGTTTTCTATAGCGCCAGTCTGCTCCTGCTGAGTTTATCCATGATCATTGAGGTCGTGGTGCTTTATCTGGCCACAGCTCAGCACAAGCGTCGTCTGCCCGACTTCCTGAAGCGACTATTGAACGGCAAACTGGGAACCTGGCTGCATCTCTCCTATTTCAGCAACGAGAGTGAATCGCGTTCGGCAGGAAATGGCAATGGAATCGTCAAGGAGCTGGACGAGCATATCTACGATAATGCAGATGAGCCCATCAATCCGCTGGACATCAATTCAAGTGAAATGCCCTCGGCACGTGCCCTCCAGTACGATTGGGTGCTCCTGGCCACCGCTGTGGATCGGATTTGCTTTATTGCCTTTGGCTTGGTCTACGTGGTGCTGTGCATCGTCTACGCCGTCTAA
- the LOC117781129 gene encoding SUMO-conjugating enzyme UBC9-B yields the protein MSGIAITRLGEERKAWRKDHPFGFVARPAKNPDGTLNLMIWECAIPGKKSTPWEGGLYKLRMIFKDDYPTSPPKCKFEPPLFHPNVYPSGTVCLSLLDEEKDWRPAITIKQILLGIQDLLNEPNIKDPAQAEAYTIYCQNRLEYEKRVRAQARAMAATE from the coding sequence ATGTCCGGCATAGCAATAACACGTTTGGGTGAAGAGCGTAAGGCTTGGCGTAAAGATCATCCATTTGGTTTCGTTGCACGTCCGGCCAAAAACCCCGATGGCACATTGAACTTGATGATCTGGGAGTGTGCAATTCCCGGCAAAAAGTCAACACCATGGGAGGGTGGCTTGTACAAGCTGCGTATGATCTTCAAGGATGATTATCCAACGTCGCCgccaaaatgcaaatttgaacCGCCGCTATTTCATCCCAATGTTTATCCATCGGGCACCGTCTGTCTGTCGCTGCTGGATGAGGAGAAGGACTGGCGTCCGGCCATTACAATCAAACAGATTCTGTTGGGCATTCAGGATTTGCTAAACGAGCCCAATATTAAGGATCCAGCACAGGCAGAGGCATACACTATCTATTGTCAGAATCGCTTGGAGTATGAGAAGCGTGTTCGTGCTCAGGCACGCGCCATGGCAGCCACCGAATAa
- the LOC117780132 gene encoding zinc finger protein ush → MISSQTTTTTTKGITTKGDCSDTTEEMTVDSRDSKDLGAHELSEEKQQQQQQQQELEGQFEEQPEDEHGENSTSNASDQPIETDMDPEMVEAQAEQEEQQKEADNATTPPRSPTPELIPKLERMEQPATPPSATATPSPPTTPTTATVLPKLRLNALLASDPALKPDAKELNLTDARLLGPPHQQLSKPEPPQSLPDPSSLVEPLLKPARFMCLPCGIAFSSPSTLEAHQAYYCSHRNKEADEETASGDKLSSAGGGGGVSSAGNGSGGGGGGGGSSSEPPAKLARIGKQYACTQCSYSADKKVSLNRHMRMHQTSPASSLPSLSSLTVNGISSGVGVGGAAASGLGGAGGGGVGGGVSLEESSSQQIDRYCSDCDIRFNNIKTYRAHKQHYCSSRRSDGQLTPKPEAGVGVGPGGTAGAAAAATGVPVGGSGKLSGAHSPQTRNKTPTPAMVAAAAAAAAAAAAASLQVAAPQPFLALPTNPIIIVPCSLIRAASLIPGPLTTSTSGIVNPESTCFTLDNGALKPLATALNINALAGNVTPSPLPSNSQQTSSALEPDRQPGNSANSLEADAKSSPPEPKRKEAGGTRESTPLDLSLRRSPIAALLQRQRLVRSAAALLEAEEALLSAAAAAGKENVESGGGSVTPEQIVCAPSLPSSPSMSPSPKRRAVSPRSSGAGSAASMSPPALGVGVPHLLENLPPLRAMLPTDFTLSESLLAKTNPELALKLAAAAAAGELASKLGFPGGAAAGGGAATAVGATNAGSNAPQIYVKQGVSKCKECNIVFCKYENYLAHKQHYCSARNQDTAEGGESKNSKTPPSGAGGAAAGGAGVSASSAVETTPVAYQQLICAACGIKYTSLDNLRAHQNYYCPKGTAADPGQLTQPKEKCVKCKTLHELAQPCPPPPAAPPQLPPVGGTSSSSSSSSSSNSVNKCPVCGVVSPTAALARKHMEMHGTVKAFRCSICQYKGNTLRGMRTHIRTHFDKKTSDVNEEHYMTCIFEEDPSSAAAAPTAALTQAIGLGLDVPTVATVATPQLEQLEQQQAQHPPQIFNCDYCNYASTYKGNVLRHMKLLHPHVAISSPSISPESREQDNNVHSLSEVSLVNGDRDTPASFQIKSEPLDLQPVVTLSLVHENNNSPIGTPHSHIKAEPMDIDVSPPTLPPPMANSPLGPSAAEAMKKYCSTCDISFNYVKTYLAHKQFYCKSKLHRPEANDSPSPNAVPNELLLLQKNKENLQEAAI, encoded by the exons ATTCCAAAGATTTAGGTGCACACGAGCTGAGCGAggagaagcaacagcagcaacaacagcagcaggagttGGAGGGGCAGTTCGAGGAGCAGCCGGAGGACGAACACGGAGAGAACTCAACCAGCAACGCCTCCGATCAGCCCATTGAGACTGACATGGATCCGGAAATGGTCGAGGCACAAgcggagcaggaggagcagcagaAGGAAGCGGACAATGCGACGACGCCACCACGGAGTCCAACGCCCGAGCTGATTCCCAAGCTGGAGAGAATGGAGCAGCCGGCCACACCTCCCTCAGCGACAGCCACGCCCAGTCCGCCGACTACgcccacaacagcaacagtgctgccaaaGCTGCGCCTGAATGCGCTACTCGCCTCGGATCCGGCTCTTAAACCCGATGCCAAGGAGCTGAATCTGACAGATGCACGTCTGCTCGGTCCGCCACATCAGCAGCTGTCGAAGCCGGAGCCGCCACAGAGTCTACCCGATCCCAGCAGCCTTGTGGAGCCGCTCTTGAAGCCGGCACGCTTCATGTGTCTGCCATGTGGCATTGCCTTTAGCTCACCCTCGACGCTGGAGGCGCATCAGGCATATTACTGCTCCCATCGCAACAAGGAGGCGGACGAGGAGACGGCGTCGGGTGACAAGCTGTCATCCGCGGGCGGAGGTGGAGGCGTCTCTAGCGCAGGCAacggcagcggcggcggcggaggaggaggaggaagcaGCTCGGAGCCTCCAGCGAAGCTGGCACGCATTGGGAAGCAATATGCCTGCACTCAGTGCTCCTACAGTGCCGACAAAAAGGTCTCGCTCAATCGTCACATGCGCATGCATCAGACATCGCCGGCTTCCAGTCTCCCGAGCCTTTCCAGCCTCACAGTCAATGGCATTTCCAgcggagttggagttggaggcGCAGCTGCTTCCGGGCTCGGAGGAGCAGGCGGAGGCGGAGTCGGAGGCGGAGTCTCGCTCGAGGAGAGCTCTAGTCAA CAAATCGATCGCTACTGCAGCGACTGTGATATCCGGTTCAACAATATCAAGACCTATCGCGCCCACAAGCAACACTACTGCAGTTCCCGTCGCAGCGACGGACAGCTGACTCCCAAGCCGGAGGcaggagtcggagtcggaccAGGAGgaacagcaggagcagcagctgctgccactgGAGTGCCAGTTGGTGGCAGTGGCAAGTTGAGTGGCGCACACAGTCCGCAGACGCGCAACAAGACGCCGACTCCGGCAATGGTTGCGGCTGCTGCAGCCGCTGCAGCggccgctgctgccgcctcCCTGCAGGTGGCGGCACCTCAGCCCTTCCTGGCACTGCCCACCAATCCCATCATCATAGTGCCCTGCTCGCTGATCCGTGCCGCCAGCCTGATACCGGGACCACT CACCACCTCCACGTCGGGCATTGTTAATCCGGAGTCCACGTGCTTTACCCTTGACAATGGCGCCTTGAAGCCGCTGGCGACCGCTCTGAATATTAACGCCCTGGCCGGGAATGTCACACCCTCGCCGTTGCCCAGCAACAGCCAGCAGACGAGTTCTGCCCTGGAACCCGATCGTCAGCCAGGGAACAGCGCCAACTCACTGGAGGCGGATGCCAAGAGTAGTCCGCCGGAACCCAAGCGGAAGGAAGCTGGAGGCACTCG tgagTCTACACCTCTGGATCTGTCGCTGCGACGTTCGCCCATTGCGGCGTTGCTGCAACGTCAGCGTCTCGTGCGCTCTGCCGCCGCGCTGCTCGAGGCGGAGGAGGCGCTGCTgagtgcagcagcagcagctggcaaGGAGAATGTGGAGAGTGGAGGCGGCAGCGTGACGCCGGAGCAGATTGTGTGTGCCCCCTCGCTGCCGAGCAGTCCCTCCATGAGTCCCTCGCCCAAGCGACGAGCGGTGAGTCCACGAAGTTCGGGTGCGGGCAGCGCTGCTTCCATGTCGCCTCCTGCTTTGGGGGTGGGCGTGCCACATCTGCTGGAGAATCTGCCGCCGTTGCGTGCCATGTTGCCCACAGACTTTACGCTATCCGAATCCTTGCTGGCCAAAACGAATCCCGAGCTGGCTTTGAAACTGGCagcggctgcggctgctggCGAATTGGCCAGCAAATTGGGATTCCCCGGCGGCGCAGCTGCCGGTGGAGGAGCTGCCACAGCAGTGGGAGCAACAAATGCTGGCAGTAATGCACCACAAATCTATGTGAAACAAGGCGTGTCCAAGTGCAAGGAATGCAACATTGTCTTCTGCAAATACGAGAATTACTTGGCACACAAGCAACATTATTGCTCAGCTCGCAATCAGGACACGGCTGAAGGTGGTGAATCGAAGAACTCAAAGACGCCGCCAAGTGGcgcaggaggagcagcagctggaggagcAGGCGTCTCCGCCTCCTCTGCGGTGGAGACAACTCCTGTGGCCTATCAGCAATTGATTTGTGCCGCCTGTGGCATCAAGTACACCTCGCTGGATAATCTGCGTGCACATCAGAATTATTACTGTCCCAAGGGTACAGCCGCTGATCCCGGCCAGCTGACGCAGCCCAAGGAGAAGTGCGTCAAGTGCAAGACACTGCATGAACTTGCTCAGCCATGTCCGCCACCTCCAGCAGCGCCGCCTCAATTGCCGCCAGTCGGAGGCACttcctcctcatcctcctcctcctcctcgtcgAATAGCGTCAACAAGTGTCCCGTTTGTGGCGTCGTTAGTCCCACTGCGGCTTTGGCTCGCAAGCACATGGAGATGCACGGCACGGTGAAGGCATTCCGCTGCAGCATCTGCCAGTACAAGGGCAACACATTGCGTGGCATGCGCACTCACATTCGCACCCATTTCGATAAGAAGACCAGCGATGTGAACGAGGAGCACTACATGACCTGCATCTTTGAGGAGGATCcatcttctgctgctgctgctccaacAGCTGCTTTAACACAGGCCATCGGTTTGGGACTGGATGTGCCCACTGTAGCCACTGTGGCAACACCTCAATTGGAGCAACTGGAGCAACAACAGGCGCAGCATCCGCCACAGATCTTCAACTGTGACTACTGCAACTATGCATCCACCTACAAGGGCAATGTG CTGCGCCACATGAAATTGTTGCATCCACATGTGGCAATCAGTTCGCCTTCCATATCGCCGGAGTCCCGAGAGCAGGATAATAATGTACATTCTCTATCCGAAGTATCGCTGGTTAACGGTGATCGTGACACGCCAGCTAg CTTCCAGATCAAATCGGAGCCTTTGGATCTACAACCTGTGGTAACACTGAGTCTGGTGCATGAGAACAACAATTCACCGATAGGAACACCACACAGTCACATCAAGGCCGAACCCATGGACATTGATGTGTCGCCTCCAACGCTGCCGCCGCCAATGGCCAATTCTCCATTGGGTCCAAGTGCCGCCGAGGCCATGAAAAAGTATTGTTCCACCTGCGACATATCCTTCAACTATGTGAAAACTTATTTGGCCCACAAGCAGTTCTACTGCAAGAGCAAATTGCATCGACCCGAGGCGAATGATAGCCCCAGTCCCAATGCCGTGCCCAACGAACTGTTGCTGCTCCAGAAGAACAAGGAGAATCTACAGGAGGCGGCCATTTGA
- the LOC117780653 gene encoding minor histocompatibility antigen H13 — protein sequence MAEEVIGSVKEAIKGILQSVNGNANAADAKNETITNEKKISTPEGIAVAYGSLVVMAMLPIIFGSIRSVKLHKLKKSTGEKADTMTKKDAMYFPLIASVALFGLYMFFKIFQKVHINLLLTGYFFILGVIALAHLLSPVINSLMPAAVPKVPFHIHFTKGEGKHKEDIINYKFSTHDIVCLVISSAIGVWYLLKKHWIANNMFGLAFAINGVEMLHLNNFVTGVILLSGLFFYDIFWVFGTNVMVTVAKSFEAPIKLVFPQDILDNGLNASNFAMLGLGDIVIPGIFIALLLRFDDSKKRKTRIYFYSTLAAYFMGLMATIFVMHVFKHAQPALLYLVPACMGTPLLVALIRGELKVLFAYEDHPEEKPEKKEKKEKDDSGNSSSNSKKKESKKAK from the exons ATGGCGGAGGAAGTCATTGGCAGCGTAAAGGAGGCAATCAAAGGCATCCTGCAAAGTGTGAACGGCAATGCGAATGCAGCAGATGCTAAAAATGAGACAATTACAAACGAAAAGAAGATTTCGACGCCGGAAGGCATTGCAGTCGCGTATGGAAGCCTCGTTGTAATGGCAATGTTGCCCATTATCTTTGGCTCCATACGTTCCGTCAAACTGCACAAACTGAAGAAG TCGACTGGCGAGAAAGCGGACACAATGACTAAGAAGGATGCCATGTATTTCCCGCTAATTGCATCTGTGGCACTTTTCGGCCTTTACATGTTCTTCAAGATATTCCAGAAGGTCCACATCAACTTGTTGCTCACCGGTTACTTCTTTATTCTGGGCGTGATTGCCCTTGCCCATCTGCTGAGTCCCGTCATCAATTCCCTGATGCCCGCTGCAGTGCCAAAGGTGCCATTCCACATACACTTCACAAAAG gtGAAGGTAAGCACAAGGAAGACATTATCAACTACAAGTTCTCGACGCACGACATTGTCTGCCTGGTGATTTCATCGGCGATTGGCGTCTGGTATCTGCTGAAGAAACATTGGATAGCCAACAATATGTTTGGTCTGGCATTTGCCATCAACGGAGTCGAGATGCTGCATTTGAATAACTTTGTCACTGGAGTGATTCTGCTGAGCGGCCTGTTCTTCTACGACATCTTCTGGGTGTTTGGCACCAATGTCATGGTCACAGTGGCCAAGAGCTTCGAGGCGCCCATTAAGCTGGTTTTTCCCCAGGATATTCTCGATAATGGCTTGAACGCCTCGAACTTTGCCATGTTGGGACTGGGCGATATTGTTATTCCTGGCATCTTTATTGCCCTCCTGCTCCGCTTCGATGATAGCAAAAAGCGCAAGACGagaatttacttttattcgaCACTAGCTGCTTATTTCATGGGTCTGATGGCCACGATCTTTGTTATGCATGTCTTCAAGCATGCACAGCCGGCTCTGCTCTATCTTGTCCCCGCTTGCATGGGAACCCCCCTCCTGGTGGCCCTCATCCGTGGCGAGCTCAAGGTGCTCTTTGC CTATGAAGATCATCCCGAGGAAAAACCTGAAAAGAAGGAAAAGAAGGAAAAAGAtgacagcggcaacagcagtagcaacagcaAGAAAAAAGAATCGAAAAAAGCAAAGTAA